The sequence below is a genomic window from Pelmatolapia mariae isolate MD_Pm_ZW linkage group LG9, Pm_UMD_F_2, whole genome shotgun sequence.
GGATTTAAAATggttaaataaagttgtttttattatttttatataaattatgCAATATGCTAATGTAACCTGTAATTCCAACTGCTGAAgtaaatttttactttttatctttttaaaccGCAGATATTTCTCCTGTACTTCCTTCTGAAAAATTGAACATGACAAATTGGTGACCCTGCGTGAGTTTTTTGGCTGCAAGTGGGACAAAGGAGAATTGGAAAGGCTCCTCACAGATTTGCTGTCAGATACCAGAACTGGAGACAACTCACGCTCACAGAAGGCCTTCAAAATGAAGGTAAGCAGAGCCTGTGTCATTACCGAAATTTAAATGTGAGCAGTGAGTGCTCAAAGATTTCGCAGTCAAACTGATAGATCATCTATATGATATGATATAAAGcacaaaaaattaaattacaagTTGATTATATAAGATTTAAAAAGGGTTTTGTGCAAGGTTTtaaggttaaataaataaaaatgaatgacaaATTGAACACGGCAGTAGTGGGTGCATCATTTTCATAGAGCTGTTTACATATTCATAAGTCACTGTTTTATCAGAGCTGCAGAAATGCACTGAGGAACTCGGGAGAAAAAATAAGATGAGACATCGCATCCTTTAGATttttcaaacaaagaaaaaaaaaacgtagaAATTAGTCCACAATAAAAAGTACAAGAAAACTCATGGTTAAATAAAtacctgacagaaaaaaactgatttacatTCAATCATAAAAAATTTCCTTATATGTTTTAAACAGCTCTgtatatacaaaaaaataaaagcaaataacTGAAGACCTGAGACAAAgcaacatgctgctgtttgtcttCATGAAAAATTCAGAAACACTCATTTACAAATACATGAGACATATCCATACAGATACTTCTGTATGGATTCATCTGTATGCatgtaataataattaataataactatTCATGAAAAAGTACTGAAATCAGTCCACAGGCTGTTAGAGTTTCATACTTTAAGTTACATTAAAATCCATTCAGACAAtggtaataaaaataattgaaaaagGTTGCCTGACACACACTAGAGAAATGCataataaatgtaattattCTTACTGTCTGTTCACATGGATACTTCAGACCAACCCAAGATGTTCATAGAGGAAGCAGTCAAGCTCACacagagactcaatcatctgTGAACTGGCAGcttcacctttcttcctcacaGTGTCGATAACAAAGCGAGCTCTGTCCTTTCTGTTTTGCATGACGTCTGCTGCATCCATCTCAGCATCAGTTATGATAGTGTATCACAGTGTATCACAGTGCTAGCAGTGTTTTAGGAGCACTGAGAATGTTATGTGGAGTGATTAAGGACAGTGGCTGTTAGGAAGATCACTTCCATGTGCCACCTCACCATTCTGTTTCAACCCCAAATGTTCACAGAGAAACGGGTCCTCCTCACACAGAAACTCAATCATCTGTGATCTGGCACCTTTATTGCACACAGTGTCAAAAACACAACGAGCTCTCTCACTTCTGGTTTCCTTTGTGTCTGCGTTCTCCCTCTCAGCATAAGTTATCACCATTTTCTCTAGCAGTTTATCCAGCAGACTGCTGAGAACAGGTCCTGATATACTTTTGATGAAGCAGCTCCGTAGATCTGATGGTCTCTTCTCTAGACCAGTGTCCAAAGTTCTCACAGTATCAGTTTTCCCTCCGCTGGGCAACAGACAAACCTCTCTTTCccaaacacagctggaactgCTCTTGTCTCCCAGACTCAGGTTAATATctgtgaggattttttttaagactACCTGAAATGATGGGAAGTAGCTTTCATGGTGCTCTTCATCAAAATCAGATTCTTTTGGTTGAACTTTAATCAGGTCATGCTCAGGATCAGTGAGCAGAGTGTAAACCTGATTTGGGTGCAGTTTACAGTGAGATGATGTCTCTATGTATCTCTCAGTTTTGTCTGACTTCCTCCTGTCACGCAGAATTTTGCGGAACACAATATTTCGTGGCAGCATGAACACACTGAGGACAGATCTGAGATCAGCATCTGGGGATTTGTAGAAGAGCAGAATCAAAGCTTGGACTGGGTCAGGGGGGGAGTCTTCATCCTTCACATGACCATAACCAGAAAACCCTGTGATGTTTATAACAACATGACTTTCTGTTATCTGGTGAGGGCTAATAAACTCGATACCCTCATCCTTCACATGAGCAACCTGCAAGAACTGACCTCCACCTGTGGAGATGACCTCACAGTGTGGGAGATGAAGCTGACACACAGACTGCTGCTGACATTTGATGTCAAACAGGGGTCCTGCAGGCTTCTTGTGGTGTTGGGCCAGCAGCCTCCTGTTCCAAGGGACAGTCCTGTAAACCACGTCTCCTTCTCCCTTCATGACAAACACCAGGCCGGTCACACTGCACTGATACAGACCTGCACAGGAGCACTGGAACAGGTAGGTTTCATCATCAGACCCATCAGCAGCGATGGCAGGTGTAAACCCCTTTAACTTCATGTCAGGTAAGCTTGCTGCTTGTATCAAGTTCTTGATTGGTGTTTTGGTCAGTGAAAACAGGCTGTGAGAACGAGTCAAGTAGCAGGAATCTGTGGAGGAGAATTGTACATGAGAACTCGGTGAAAGGGTATTGGTTGATGACATGTTCTTAGTCATGACAGGAGGATCTGCTTCTCTTGACTTGTTTTTTATCCATGGAGAACAAACTCTGTGACCATCTTCTTTAATTGTTCCTTCACTTTTATATTCAGGCAACCCAGTGGATTTACAGGGTGATGAAGTCTTGCCCATCAGGTCTGTGGAGCCAAACTTAATTTCACCACATTTACCTTCAGTATACTGGTGAGATGTGTTTTGTTCCTCTTGCAAATCTTCCATCTCATGAACAACAGACACTAGTTTAGCTCCTGCTATACTTGTTCTATTTGATTTTTGATCTTGAGCATAGTCAGGAGTAAAAGAGCCAGACAAATTAAACTGTCCACTCCTTTTTGATGAAAATCGGCGAGGTCTAAAATCACTGTCTTCTACTTTGGGCTCCTTATAAACAAATAACTGAGCCCTTGATGGGGAATGTGAAATCTTGAATCCACGTTTATCAGTtgaaatctgtttttctttaggTAGTGAAAAACTCCTGTAGCaaacaccatcatcatcatcattgtcgTCGTCTGTGTTCAGCTCTGTTCTGTTTTCATCACTGATGTAGTATGTACTACATGAACGAGTGCGGCTTGGATATTTACTGCTCTgctttctttttgacttcttcaaAAGAGAAAGTTGAATGTTGAAGGTTGAATGTGGATTCTTGTATCCACATTTATCggctgaaaaatgtttttctgtagGCACTGAAAAATTCCTGTAGCagacaccatcatcatcatcatcaccgtCATCATCGCCGCCTAAATTAATCTCTGCTCCGCTGCGGTATGTTCTATAGGATGACCTTCTGGGAAAGAAGCAGCAACCTGCTCTTACATCCTCCTCACCTTCTTCATCATGTGACTTAAATGCATAATttgtgtcttcttctgtttttccttcactTATTGGATCATCTCCAACGTTAgtgatttctctttttttctcctttaagtGTCTGTTCTTAAATAAACACTtcatcttttcttctttaaatgtctCTTGCTTAAAGAAGCTGCTTCAGTCTTCTTTTTGGCTCTGGTGGTATCCGTCACTTTCTTGAACCTGGAAAACCAATTgtagacttttttttattctgtatgaATCATTCTGTAGCTGGTGTGTATACAGTGCTTATACAAATCATTATTTACCCCtacacattcaattcaattcatttttatttatacagtgcaaaatcacaacaacagtcgcctcaacgcactttatattgtaaagtagaccctacaataatacatacagagaaaaactcaataatcatatgaccccctatgagcaagcactttggcgacagtggggaggaaaaactcccttttaacaggaagaaacttccggAAGAACCAGGTTTGgcgaggggcggggccatctgctacAGTAATTTTACATGATTCATTCACTTTGTGAAGGACCCCCCCCCACCCCTGTTCATGCTCTGGCTGAAAAAGTTTGCTTAAAGCcatctttcttctgattggcttctCCTGACAAAAAGAAGGTACGAATAGAGGTGAGGGTTCTGGTCTCGCAGGCAGAAGCTTGTATATACACTGTCTTCGTTATTTAGATCTTTTGGGCATGCCTAAAAGGAACATCTGCTTGAACTGAATGCAGTCATAATGTAGAGAAGATGCAATCCTGGATTGAAAATGCTGATTTGAGATGGTTTGTAGCGGACCTGTGTGGTTAAGATCTGGAAttgcaaataaataacacacaattgaataaataaaaaaatccgaaattgaattcaaaatcctgctcctcacatacaaggtcttaaataatcatcTTTTACTCCAGCAGAGTTCAAGAAAGTATGGATCTGAACATGAGGAGAAACAATCCTCTCAAAAGATGGAAGACTGGAAATGTCCAACAGCAACAATCAATGTGTGATATTGATAGAAAATGAGAGGAATTAGTCAAAAATGGTCTGTCTTTGGTTTATTCAGTGGAAtactcattttttaattaaacgtatacaaataatataatatcatataacatctgtttgtttgtttttttgttttgtttttttatttgttctttgtACAGCATGGAGGCTGCATCACATGAAAGTACCTGGCTGGAAAAAAACTGTTTGCAATATAGCAGCTGAATGTTCAGTGAGAGAGCAGTTACTTACAAAGGCTACACAGCAGTACACTGAAGCAACCTCCACTTTGTCACCAACAGTTGTGACCAGACAAAAAATATGAGTACACATTTACCCCCACACACCAGCTGGTGTTTATACAGGAagtaaaaagaacacaaaagtgTCAGAACGCATCAGAGCCTGATTAAGTGACgttaaaagaaaaaggcaagAAAGAATTTAACATAATCTAATTTGgtgtttccctcttttgttTTCCTGTGTACACCAATGAACAAGATGTGTTTCACTCGGACATTTCAGCTTAaactatattttcatttttcgtTAATAGTTTTATTATTTGATCATTGAATTTTATTGAATAAGTGCAATGAATATATTGTCCTATTTGAGCCAAGTAgcttatttctctctctctctcttttatttatttttcttttccggCAAATGAACTCATATGTGTTTTCACACATTTAAACTGAGAGAGCCTGCGCCTTGGATCCACTGTCAGGGGACACAGAGCGGACTTGATTCTACGGAGAGCACAAAATCAGCTTCTAAGTGAAAGGATAAGAcaggtccatttcactatagatGCCCTCCAGAGCAAGATTagccagactctgcaggaactggaaaccctTCTACCCTCTCCTATTCtagaagaggtttacaagtttgtggacaaggctCAGTGGGCCcaacattttaaaggaaaagaaagacaacgcagGAAATTTCACACCTTGCTTTCGAAAACACTCACTCCTCAGTCTGAATTTAAACAACTCAGAGAAGAACACATGCCTGGGGACAGTCAGGAAAAATGGgtgaagaacttttcagaccggaatctcactgaacctgaaaagagggttttagccaaaggactcaattttgccatttctccgcaccagttgcccatagtggacctcatcacagccacagaaaccgccatacggattaataaattatcacagacagaagcagagcaaatcaggatgaaagtctcagccaccctctccagtgcgaaagtccctccgtctaaccttacattacaagaaaagaaggccgtcgcttccctgagcaaagaccacaacatcactatattaccagcggataagggaaggtgcaccgtgctcctaaacacaacagattaccacacaaagatcactactctcctcagtgacaacaatacctacaaagctttaaagcgagaccccacaagcagctacaaaaagaaagttatagcttgccttcaagaccttgaaagggACAAAATCAGTGACCGCCTCACATATCACTGCCTTTATCCAGgagatgccataccctgcatttatggacttcctaaaatccacaaggaaggtgtcccactcagacccattgtcagtagcataaactcagccacttacaaCAGCTCGAAACAcgttgctaccatccttgcacctctcgtggggaacaccccacatcacatcaagaactccaccgacttcactgacaaggtccagaaacttaccctggatccagatgaaaccatggtgtcctttgctgtagtctctctcttcacttgcatacccaccacggaggcagtggagactgtcagaaaacgactacaagaagacagctccttggaagacaggaccaacttcacacccgatcagatttgcacactgttagacctctgccttaccacaacatacttcaaatacaacgaaggcttctacagacaaaaacatggctgtgtgatgggctcccccgtgtcacctattgtagccaacctttacatggaggaagtggaaaggaaggctcttggctcttttaaagggagagtacccagccactggtacagatatgtagacgacacctgggtcaaaatcaaaacacaagaagtggaatccttcactgcgcacattaacgctgtggataaaaacatcaagttcaccagggaagacacaaaggataactgtttgcctttcttggactgcgctgtgcacattgaagagaattgcaacctcaacatcgaagtttactggaagcccacacacacagaccagtacctcctctttgactcccatcaccctctggaacacaaacttggagtaatcaggaccctacaccaccgggcagaacatgttccctctaagcctgagggaaaaaagaaggaacacacacacgtaaaggaagcactcaaaacatgtggttatcctaactgggcgttcataaagtcagcaaagaggcacagaaaagaagatcagacaccagcgagggaggataagaaagacagacgcaacaacgttgtcatcccctatgtagccggtgtatcagagaaactcaggagcgttttctccaagcacgacatcccagtgtacttcagacccagcaacacactcagacagaaactggttcacccgaaagacaaaactcctaaacacagacttaacaacgtggtgtatgctgtacagtgcagcgaggaatgcccagacctctacatcggagagaccaaacagccacttcacaagcgcatggcacaacatagaagagccacctccacaggacaagactcagcagtccatctgcatcttaaggataaaggtcactctttcgaggatgccaatgttcacattttggacagagaggacagatggtttgaaagaggagtgaaagaggccatctatgtccactgtgagcgaccatctttgaacagaggcggtggtttacgacaccaactgtctgccatctataatccagttttgagttccctccccagacgccttaatgcccactcacatcctgggccatctgacctcaggaaatcacatgacaaggtggggccaggtttcacaatgagctcacccgaaactctggctgattaggtcccacacccgctttcacaccttggctcatgtgattagaggatcaccagggggtcctttgtccctctttggggggatactcccactgggtttaaatctgggactctccaccatttgaccttagaactgaagaagcttctcggatgagaggtgaaacgtcttcaagcaactcaagaagtccagatgcttttctttgcaagctccttagtctaccatgacctggatgactgagaaccttcacagacataaactGATGTTGTTATTTTACTCCTGTAGAGAACTACTGTTGACATCAGTTTTTACAAATCCATAATCAAGAAACACGAAgcaattaattatttttgtttgtttgtttgtttgttttgttttgttttttaagcgaGCGATACAAAGTCATCTCGGTTGTTTGGATGATTATATTCCAGCTTGATCCAAAAGTATGCAAAAAGAAATATGCGCATATTCAGTGAAACTGAAACAGGCCGCAATGCTGTAAACAGCCCGAGTGTGTTTAACAAACCGAGgttgtcaaacctgcatttcaGCTTTGCTCCTGATCCGCACAGATCCACGTTTTTACACTCGTACGTGACAATCAGGGCCCGAAATCTCTCTGGATGTGCCCTCTGTACAAAAATGTTTATgcaacaactaaaaaaaaaattaaagaaaactaaacacCACTTTAATTAACAGAGAAATATTAATCGTTGCAGACTAACACAGCCCGCTGACGCCGGGGTGCAAACGGGAGTTCTAAAAAGTGTGTAAGAAAGAATTTGTTTCTGTAAGCTCTTCTTTTCTTaactttcatatttttttaaatattctctacaaatgttttaaaatgtttctctgCAGTTAACCCATATGTTCACAGTCTACATTACCTGAAGCTTCCTTAAAGTTTCAGTCTTGATTTCCTTTTTCGGTGTGATCCACCGACTGCACCTGCCAAGATCTGACTTTACCTTCGACCAGtaagttttaaaaatatataaacgaAAATGGCTTAAAATCACTTTACCACCTATCGACCTTGATCCCATGTACACCTCAGCTAttagaaatgttttttgttcatttcaaAGTCCAGCAGGGCGGGGCCGACATGTACACGTCACCAGTATCAAACCCCTTTAGTTTATTTcgatttattgttttttgcttttttgtttaataaactTTCAAATCTAATTTAAATCCAGTGTAAACTATTTTGCTAgtaagaaagaaagatgctACTTTCTAAAAGTATATGTTCGAAATGGGAgatttgtatttaaagaaagTGAAACCAAAAATACTGTATAATAACAAAGGCTGAGCTGTCTGACCGCTCCAGTAATTATGTAACAACAAATGCAGTTCctgctttcttcctttttcaaGGTTTTGGAAAGCTCAAATAAACTGATGCACACACAGTCTTTCTGAGTTTTTTCTAAACTGTTATTAACTAAATATTTCAGACATTTTCTGGTCCAAATGATTGGACCCAGCACTAATCTCTTTAGAGCCATGAGTTCAGTTTGCTTTTCTATTTTTCAAAGCATACGGTGTCTGTGTGCTATGGTGGCCCTGAAAGGTCAAACGGATtgcaacttaagaaaaacaCCAGTAAATTGGTTTCTGTCACTTCTGCAGCTGTTCCTTCAGATACTTGTGTTGCCACAAACACTGCaggtttttttaaagtaagcaGCATTTACTCAGTTTCTTTTGTATGTTTATTCATCATTTTTCtcattgctgtttttttctttagttgtaCTCCATTTCCACTTCTCAGGGCCACCATAATGTCATCTACAGGGCAGCAATATAGAAGCAAGAGCTCATATTTATCATGGGTCAGACCAACCACATGTCCCATATATGATAAccagtttgtttctttgtttctttccgTTCAGTTTACTCACAaactctgtgttttattttctgtcaaacTCATGTTAAATTGCTCTTTGGTGTTTTGCTCAGTGAAGGCAGGCTGTGAGAATGAATCAGGAAGGAGGAAGCTGTGAAGGAGAGCTGGAGGTCAGAATTACATGTCAGGGTTTTGGTAGCTGGCAGTCAGTCCTGATAGGAGGGATCACCTTCACTAAATACCTGTACAACAAAGCAGTATTGAGGCCTTATTGATTTATCTTGAGCTGCAGCCCtgagttttatgttttatgaagGTGGTTCAGTTTTTCCTGGGATGCCATTTTAACTTGTGGTCAAGATAAGAGATCCATATAAATGCCCAGGGACCAATCGGATTTGTAAAAAATAGCATCACCTGGAATAGTGAGAGGCAAGATCcctcagacctcagtgggtagATAGTGTCTAATGTTTTAAGAGCATTAGAAGTTTTTGTATTCACCTAAGAAACATCAGGAAAAAATATCAGTTCGTAGAAGCAACATAATACTCACTAATTTAAATTAAGTTATTATTTATACATATCAATATAGGTGAGCTTTTATTAGGTTTGATAGTTGACCaagtctgtgtgttttgtttcttaCAGATAAGCATTCATCTAATGGAATCACAGGTTAGAACAATGTAGCTTTAATACTGAGATTTGCACAGTCAGCATTTTTGGAAGAGCAGTGGTGAATGCATGTCATTCTAAAAGTGCTGCAGCAAAGTTTAAGGCTATAATTTACTCAATCTTATGTGCCAACTAAGCGCAAAACAGTTGCCTGCTACTCCCTCAGTGGTTGATTGTCCTGTTTATACTGGTTCATCCTCCACACAAACATCACAAGACGCTCATTCTCGAGTTACTTAAAGTTTTGCGGGAGACAGTCTGTATTTCTGCGTGACAATGTATACATGTGTGGTCTGTTCATCAGGGATTCCCAAAAGCTGACTCTGTCTGCACCACAACGGGTAAGTGGCAACtcgtcaaaaaaaaaaaaaagaggacgtGGTAAGTAAGTAAAGAAATGTTCATGCCACAAATAACCACAGCATAAACACCTGTTTCCTTAAAACTCAGATGTtaatcaaaaacaagaaaaatatgaaTACAATTAAAAGTTTTTGAACTGTACATTGGAAAACTTTTAATCTTCTTCTGTTACTCCATTTGATCATCCAATTAAATATTATCATCAGAGAAGCAGAAAGACCCTGCATGTGCGATGCGCTTAGCTTTGAGCCCCAGAAACAATCAACAGATGCTGAAAGATGCTGATCTTATTGAGTTTCATGCAAACAACACGAGACACTCATGCTCCACTCAAAGTTTGGCATGtaaaagtctgtttctatgtgGCAATGTGGTTTGTTTGTCAGGGATTCCAAAAAGCTGACACTGGTCACATCAAAACGGGTTAATctatcacttttaaaaaaaaaaagaggacattgTTTAAATAAGTAAAGAAATGTTCATGTCACAGGCAACCACAAACTATGTAAACACTTGTTTaaatcaaaaagaagaaaaatatgaatatgattaaaagaAAGATTTCGAAGTCTGTATTGGAGAAcctactttaaaaacatttggaCTATTCTTGTGATTCTTGCTCCccacaaatatttttaaattctcaACAATTAAAATCAGATGTCCTCTGGTCTTCTCTGAATAAAGCTTGATTTGATTTCTCAGCTACACATGTCCAAATTCAATCATTGggattttcttctgtttatttaaaGCCCAGTTGATGGACACGGTCCTGCTACATTACCAACATCACGCACTTATTGTAGTTTGGgagtttcttgtttttgtttaaagaggaaaaaaataataaaagaccaAAAACATTCATCAACATTTAATTTGGGAAAATTATAGATtaacaaagaagcagaacataaACATCATCTTTTAAAATACTCTAAACATAATACAAATGAAGACTGAAGGTAAAAGCTACATTTTCTACGTGACTCATGATGAACGAAACAAAGCAAATATCAAAACGTTGTGCTGTTGAGCAAAATCATATTGTTGATTAAAAACCTTTCTGATTTTTCACTTCATATACTTAAATTCTAATTTAAACTCTAAAAAGGTTTTCAGAAACATTTACATACACAGAGAGCTGTGTATGTAAATGTTTCTAAAATATTGCATCACTTAAATTAAACTCCTGAATAATCAAACTGTTAAATGACTGAATAGTAAAAAGTTCTTTGAGAAGTTATGTTGTGATATTTCAATATCAGATTCCCTTCAGAAGCCTTTAGAAATAATGTAACATCGCTGGCTTCCTCAGTCCATTACAGCAACATTATTTAAGGTCAAACACACTCAGCTAAAATTCTGATTTCACAGCGCATCTTGTGGGCACTTGTGGGAAGTTGTTTTGCTAGAGCAAACTGGAAAACTCTAAAATGGCACAGCATTCAGGTGGGAAGGAGGAAGTGCCACCAGGAATAAAAAAGACTTCCCACAATCTGTTTGAAAGATTTGGGTTATGGCAACCCAATAGACAACTTACTGGGTAAGtcagatcttttttttgtttgtttgttttttgttttaattaacaaAATACATAAGAACACCAAAAGTTTACAGTTTCCAAGAAGAATTTCAAGCCAAGACAAGAAATGAACCTCTTAACTCTTAATTGAACTTAACAGTTCTTTAACTGAAACCGTTTAACtcttctgtttattattattattgatgttattattagggcccgagcaccgagagtgcgaaggccctattgtatctgctccgtatctgctccgtttattattattattattattattttatttttttttttttttttttttcatttaaatgaattgcctttttgagggctttaacatgctcaaaaactcatgaaattttggtgaaaaattttgtattttaatggtttcacatatgagcactgggaaatggctctagagcgccacctatgccttgttaaatgcagccctacgaacacatggtttgagctacatgtatgaaatctggcacacatgtgtaccatgccaagacgaacaaaaaagtcactgggaccattgacgcaaacccaacaggaagtccgccatttgcaagtgaaggtgacattttggctctaattttgccatttccatgcctcgaactttttcgaactcctccttgggatttggtcgtataagcttcatatttgatcagtgtcaactacacacctgggccatgttaaattgcggagcttttgagttttcgcgatacggtgaggccgtggcgccacggcgaatttcgatgactcgccatgaaaatcttattgcctctcattctgtcatacatggtccgacctggaccaaagagcacacatatgataaggctccacccctgaacatatttcaactgccatatttgacaccagggacagcgccacccagtgggaacaggaaatgtcatgttttacactttggggtacagtattgtgatgggggacatctgcagcctcaaatttctccaggaaagccttaaggagttggtcttgggttacaatgaaaactgtgacttttcgcgaaagggtgtgaccccagcagcatggcgaacattgatgtctcgccatgaagaaacaaattagtataactcaatgaaatccagtctgatcagtaccagactttacaggcatgatgtcagacctgccctgaacagattgatgtgcccattgtcaggaatacatagagcgccacctagtggcaacaggaaatgtcatgtctttcattttgttgtactgattttcacaggtacatcgtggccacctcaaaagcggtgaatatcaccatcagtcctttatgatgcttcagtgcaaaaattgtgattttaaacTGAACGGTGCACCCTGGTGGGAAGGCGGTTCACCATAAAAAATGCAgtgcttttgaggggcttggaaagtttaaaaagcctTG
It includes:
- the LOC134635076 gene encoding NACHT, LRR and PYD domains-containing protein 1b allele 3-like, whose product is MKLKGFTPAIAADGSDDETYLFQCSCAGLYQCSVTGLVFVMKGEGDVVYRTVPWNRRLLAQHHKKPAGPLFDIKCQQQSVCQLHLPHCEVISTGGGQFLQVAHVKDEGIEFISPHQITESHVVINITGFSGYGHVKDEDSPPDPVQALILLFYKSPDADLRSVLSVFMLPRNIVFRKILRDRRKSDKTERYIETSSHCKLHPNQVYTLLTDPEHDLIKVQPKESDFDEEHHESYFPSFQVVLKKILTDINLSLGDKSSSSCVWEREVCLLPSGGKTDTVRTLDTGLEKRPSDLRSCFIKSISGPVLSSLLDKLLEKMVITYAERENADTKETRSERARCVFDTVCNKGARSQMIEFLCEEDPFLCEHLGLKQNGEVAHGSDLPNSHCP